Genomic window (Tardiphaga sp. vice304):
TATCCTGGCCACCGCGCCGGTACCAGTCGCGGTTGCCGCGGTGACGCTGCTGCTGCTGCGCGCGCTCGCTGCCAAGCGGGACTACCAGCCGTTCTTTCTGTCGCTCGCGCTGTTCGCGCTGTCCTATGCCGGGCTGGGGATCAGCATGTGGCCCTATATCGTGCCGCACTCGATCACGATCTGGCAGGCGGCCGCGCCCGACAACAGCCTGATATTCATGAGCTTCGGCGTCGCCGTGCTGGTGCCGCTGATCCTCGGCTATACCGCCTGGGCCTATTACGTGTTTCGCGGCAAGGTGAAGGCCGGCGCGGGGTATCACTGATGTCGACGGCGCCGCAGCGCCCGCTGGCGCAACGCCTGCTGTGGTTCGTGGTGCTATGGGCCGGCGGCGTTGGGACGGTGGCGATCGTGGGTTACGGCATCCGGCTATGGATCAAGTAGCGGCTGGCGCGGCCGTTGCCACAAGCGGCACGCTCTGGTTCCATTGCTGTGACCGTGGTAAGTAGCCTCATATTGCCGCCCGGAGATCTGCGAAAATGTCTTTGTCACGCGCGCTTTCACTCGTCGTTGCCGGCATGATCCTCTCCGGCTCCGCTTTTGCGCAGCAGCCCGACCGCGGCGACGAACCGGGGCTCATCCCCGATGAATCCGTGCAGCTCGATCCGGAATTCCAGAAGCAGATGGTGCTGTACCGCACCACCGAGCCGCCCGGCACCATCATCATCTCGACGGCGGAGCGGCATCTATATGTCGTGCAGGGCAATGGCCGCGCGCTGCGCTATGGCATCGGGGTCGGCCGCGACGGCTTTACCTGGCAGGGCCTGCTGAAGATCTCGCGAAAGGCCGAATGGCCGGACTGGACCCCGCCGCCGGAGATGATTGCGCGACAACCCTATCTGCCGCGTTTCATGGCCGGCGGGCCGGGCAATCCGATGGGCGCCCGCGCGCTCTATCTCGGCGCCACCGTCTACCGCATCCACGGCACCAACCAGCCCGATACGATCGGCACCGCGATTTCCTCCGGCTGCTTCCGGCTGGTCAATGCCGACGTCGCCGACCTCTACGATCGCGTGCCGGTGGGCACCAAGGTGATCGTGCGGCAAAGGCCCGAGCTGTAGGCACATCGCCCGACATTCCCCCGATATCGGTGAGCACCCTTGATGATCAAACGTACTTTTCTCAGCGGGCTGGCAATCGGTCTGGTCGCCGCCGCAATCGTGGCTGCCGCGGCGATCACCTATGAACGCTATGACACCAAGACGCTGAAACGCACGATCCGCCGAGATGCCGTCTTGTGCGGCGTCAACACCGGCCTGCCCGGCTTCTCGACGCCTGACGCGCAGGGTAACTGGACCGGCTTCGACGTCGATTTCTGCCGCGCGGTCGCCGCCGCCATCTTCGACGATGCGAAGAAGGTGACCTTCGTGCCGCTCGACGCCAGCGACCGCTTCAAGGAATTGCAGAGCCGCAAGGTCGATATCCTCAGCCGCAATTCGACCTGGAGCATGTCGCGCGAGACCTCGTACGAACTGTATTTCCCCGCTGTGTCCTACTATGACGGCCAGGGCTTCATGGTGCCGCGCGGGCGCAATATCGACTCCGCGCTCGATCTCGACGGCAGCCGCGTCTGCGTGCAGGACGGCACCACCACGGCGCTGAACCTGTCGGACTACTTCCGCATCAACAACATCAAGTACACCGAACAGAAGTTCGGCAGGCTCGACGACGTCATCAAGGCCTATGCCTCCGGCCAGTGCGATACGCTGACCGCCGACGCCTCGCAGCTCTACGCCCTGCGAATGACGCTCGGCAAACCCGACGACAACGTCATTTTGCCCGACATCATTTCGAAGGAGCCGCTGGCGCCGGTGGTGCGGCAGCGCGATGACGACTGGATGATGATCGTGAAGTGGACGCTCTACGCCATGATCAACGCCGAGGAGCTTGGTATCACCTCGGCGAATATCGACGAGGCGCTGAAGTCGAAAAAGCCCGACGTGATGCGGCTGGTCGGCACCGAAGGCGCCTATGGCGAACAGCTCGGCCTGTCGAAGGACTGGGCGGCGCGCATCATCCGTCGCGTCGGCAATTATGGCGAGGTCTATGAGCGCAATATCGGCGCCGGCTCGCACCTGCGGATTCCGCGCGGCCTCAACCAGCTCTGGAGCGCCGGCGGCATCCAGTACGCGCCACCGATCCGCTAGCGGCCCATCTGCGACAACTGGTCGCGACAACGGCGACCGTGGTTCTTGGAGCACAAAATACCGCGCAACAGAGGTGCATTCTCTTCACGAAGATGCCATCGGCAAGTCCTTGCCATTGGCGCTGGGGCTTCCGAACCCATATACTATGCATAAGAACATGGAGGGTATACGCGTGAACGCCATTGCCGAACTGACAAGCCAGCCAGATCGCTCGCTGCTGATCGTGGAAGACGACAAGCCGTTCCTGGAGCGGCTGTCGCGCGCGATGGAAACGCGCGGCTTTACAGTGACTTCCTGCGACTCCGTCAGCGAGGGTCTGGCGCATATCGGCAAGTCGGCGCCGGCCTTTGCGGTGGTCGACCTGCGGCTCGGCGACGGCAACGGACTCGACGTTGTCTCGGCGCTGAAGCTACAGCGGCCCGATGCGCGCGCCATCGTGCTGACCGGCTACGGCAATATCGCCACTGCCGTCACCGCCGTGAAGATGGGTGCGGTCGACTATCTGTCGAAACCGGCCGACGCCGACGACGTGGTCGCCGCTCTGCTCGCCAGCGCCGGCGAACGCTCCGAACTGCCGAACAACCCGATGTCTGCCGACCGCGTGCGCTGGGAACATATCCAGCGCATCTATGAAATGTGCGGCCGCAACGTCTCGGAAACCGCGCGCCGGTTGAACATGCACCGCCGCACCCTGCAGCGCATCTTGGCCAAGCGCGCGCCGCGCTGACTACACTTCCTTCAATCGTTCCGCGTGGCCGTGCGGATCGTGCAGCCGGTTAAGGCGCTGCGCGGCCGCAATGGCGAAGCGCAGCATCATGACCTTGCGGGTCGCGGCCGGCAGCCTGTGCTCCGGCGCTTCGCAATGCAGATGCGCGCCGTAGGAATCGGCGACGATCAGCCCGGTGTCGCCGGGAAACAGGTCGCAGGAAAGGTCCTGCGTGAAGGCGAAGAACAGCCGGTCGCAATGCAGCCGGTAGTCCGGCCATTTGTCGTCGGCGCGTAGATCGGCCAGCGAGGACTTGATCTCGACGATCCAGATCTCGCCCCGCTCGTTCAGCGCCACCAGATCGGCGCGCCGGCCCGACGGCAGCGGCACCTCGCTCAGACATGAAAAACCGAGCGAGCCCAACCACCGCGCGGTTCCCCGCGCGATCGCCAGCGCGGTCTCCGACTGCCGGCGGTCGGGTTTTGGGACGAGAGCAATATTGGCGGCCGATTCCATCCCGTCATGATAGCGGATTTCCCCTTGGCTGATCCGCAAAAATCAGCATTGTGGCGCGATGAGCCAGCAAACTGAGACCACAACCGAGACCACCGCTACGGCAGGCGCGGTCATCATTCCCGTCACCCTGTTCCAGCAGAACTGCATGCTGCTGTGGGACGAAACCACTCGCCAGGCGGTGGTGATCGATCCCGGCGGTGACGTGCCGCTGATCCAGGACGCCATTGCCAAGGCGAACGTCAATGTCGAGGCGATCTGGCTGACGCACGGCCACATCGACCATGTCGGCGGCGCGGCCGAACTGCGCGACGTGCTGAAGGTCGAGATCATCGGGCCGCACGTCGACGACAGGTTTTTGCTGGATGCCGTGGTGGAGAGTGGCGAACGGTTCGGCATGACCGGGGTGCGCAATTTCGCACCGGACCGCTGGCTCAAGGAAGGCGACCGCGTCAGCGTCGGCGGCCTTGATTTCGATATCCTGCACTGCCCCGGTCATTCGCCGGGCAGCGTGGTGTATTATAACAAAGCGATGAAATTTGCCCATGTCGGCGACGTGCTGTTCGCGGGCTCGGTAGGACGCACCGATCTGCCCGGCGGCAGCCATCAGACGTTGATCGATTCGATCACGCGGAAGCTGCTGCCGCTCGGCGACGATGTCAGCTTCATCTGCGGCCACGGCCCGGGATCCAGCGTCGGCCAGGAACGCATGACCAACCCGTTCCTCACCGGCGAGGCATAAGCCTACCTGACGTAGCTCGGGTCGGCCCATTCCTCGATCTTGGAGGCGGGAATGGTCTGCTTTGGCTGATGCGGATTGAGTGTTCCCGCCGTGGCCGTCCAGCCCTTGGCCACGATCTGCCTGGCGAACAGCTTGGCATCGATTTCCGACTTGAAGGTCTTGGTCGTGCGAACAGTGCCGGCAGCGCTGGCATCGGATTTCAGGGATTTGTCGGGGCCGAAGGCCACATACCAGATGTCGGGTTTTGTCATGATAACAGCCCAACGAGAATCCCGGCAAAAGGTTGCATAGGCAACGCTCTTTACCTATCGGGCGGTATTCCGCGGCTGCACCACGTCCCAGGCGAGACCTAGTTTTTCCAGCAGGCGAATGGTGAGATAGGTGGTGTCGAATTCCCACCAGAGGTGGCCGTGGCGCGCCGAACGCTGGTCGGCGTGGTGGTTGTTGTGCCAGCCCTCGCCATGCGCCCACAGGCCGACGAACCAATTGTTCCGGCTGTCTTCATCGGTGGCGTAGCTGCGATAGCCCCACATGTGCGTCAGCGAATTCACTGCCCAGGTCTGATGCCAGACGAACACGGTGCGTACGAACACCGCCCACACCACAATGCTGAGTGCGAACACCACGGCCTCGCTCCAGGTGCCACCCATGGCCAGTTCCGCCAGCAGGCCCGCGAAGAAGAACACGTTGATCTGGATCAGCAGGATCTTGAGCTGCCACTGGTGGCGCTCCAGCGTGACGTAGAACGGATCGCGCAGGATATCCTTGGCATAGCGGTCATAGATGCCGAGCCGCGACAGATCGGGGTTCTTCACCAACAGCCAGCCGATATGGCCCCAGAAGAAACTGGCCAGCGGACTGTGCGGATCGGGTTGTTCGTCGGACTTCTCGTGATGACGGCGA
Coding sequences:
- a CDS encoding DUF2474 domain-containing protein, which codes for MSTAPQRPLAQRLLWFVVLWAGGVGTVAIVGYGIRLWIK
- a CDS encoding L,D-transpeptidase, translated to MSLSRALSLVVAGMILSGSAFAQQPDRGDEPGLIPDESVQLDPEFQKQMVLYRTTEPPGTIIISTAERHLYVVQGNGRALRYGIGVGRDGFTWQGLLKISRKAEWPDWTPPPEMIARQPYLPRFMAGGPGNPMGARALYLGATVYRIHGTNQPDTIGTAISSGCFRLVNADVADLYDRVPVGTKVIVRQRPEL
- a CDS encoding amino acid ABC transporter substrate-binding protein, which produces MIKRTFLSGLAIGLVAAAIVAAAAITYERYDTKTLKRTIRRDAVLCGVNTGLPGFSTPDAQGNWTGFDVDFCRAVAAAIFDDAKKVTFVPLDASDRFKELQSRKVDILSRNSTWSMSRETSYELYFPAVSYYDGQGFMVPRGRNIDSALDLDGSRVCVQDGTTTALNLSDYFRINNIKYTEQKFGRLDDVIKAYASGQCDTLTADASQLYALRMTLGKPDDNVILPDIISKEPLAPVVRQRDDDWMMIVKWTLYAMINAEELGITSANIDEALKSKKPDVMRLVGTEGAYGEQLGLSKDWAARIIRRVGNYGEVYERNIGAGSHLRIPRGLNQLWSAGGIQYAPPIR
- a CDS encoding ActR/PrrA/RegA family redox response regulator transcription factor; translated protein: MNAIAELTSQPDRSLLIVEDDKPFLERLSRAMETRGFTVTSCDSVSEGLAHIGKSAPAFAVVDLRLGDGNGLDVVSALKLQRPDARAIVLTGYGNIATAVTAVKMGAVDYLSKPADADDVVAALLASAGERSELPNNPMSADRVRWEHIQRIYEMCGRNVSETARRLNMHRRTLQRILAKRAPR
- a CDS encoding MmcB family DNA repair protein, whose product is MESAANIALVPKPDRRQSETALAIARGTARWLGSLGFSCLSEVPLPSGRRADLVALNERGEIWIVEIKSSLADLRADDKWPDYRLHCDRLFFAFTQDLSCDLFPGDTGLIVADSYGAHLHCEAPEHRLPAATRKVMMLRFAIAAAQRLNRLHDPHGHAERLKEV
- a CDS encoding MBL fold metallo-hydrolase, with the protein product MSQQTETTTETTATAGAVIIPVTLFQQNCMLLWDETTRQAVVIDPGGDVPLIQDAIAKANVNVEAIWLTHGHIDHVGGAAELRDVLKVEIIGPHVDDRFLLDAVVESGERFGMTGVRNFAPDRWLKEGDRVSVGGLDFDILHCPGHSPGSVVYYNKAMKFAHVGDVLFAGSVGRTDLPGGSHQTLIDSITRKLLPLGDDVSFICGHGPGSSVGQERMTNPFLTGEA
- a CDS encoding acyl-CoA desaturase, whose translation is MALNRDQIAAAAVLETPSGTAPHRKPIDLPAGVKPYRIDWVNVAVIGTIHALALLALLPMFFNWTAIIVAIVCARLFGLIGINIGYHRLLTHRGFKCPKWLEHCFVVIAICCAEDTPARWVAVHRRHHEKSDEQPDPHSPLASFFWGHIGWLLVKNPDLSRLGIYDRYAKDILRDPFYVTLERHQWQLKILLIQINVFFFAGLLAELAMGGTWSEAVVFALSIVVWAVFVRTVFVWHQTWAVNSLTHMWGYRSYATDEDSRNNWFVGLWAHGEGWHNNHHADQRSARHGHLWWEFDTTYLTIRLLEKLGLAWDVVQPRNTAR